The Sesamum indicum cultivar Zhongzhi No. 13 linkage group LG1, S_indicum_v1.0, whole genome shotgun sequence genome includes a window with the following:
- the LOC105172987 gene encoding C-terminal binding protein AN-like isoform X1, with translation MAHRNKAAPQSHPLPLVVTLNCIEDTVLEQECLSGVAQVEHVPLSQLADSRIESAAAVLLHSFSFLPRAAQRRLRPWQLILCLGSSDRAVDSALAADLGLNRMVHVDVSRAEEVADTVMALILGLLRRTHLLSRHALSAAGWLGSVQPLCRGMRRCRGLVLGIVGRSASATSLASRSLAFKMSVLYFDVQEGNGKVSRSAMTFPASARRMDTLNDLLAASDVISLHCALTNETIQIISADCLQHIKPGAFLVNTGSSQLLDDCAVKQLLIDGTLAGCALDGAEGPQWMEAWVREMPNVLILPRSADYSEEVWMEIREKAISILQRFFIDNLIPENTVSDEEEEDSVVGYENESCNKLGNETSFQGSVSDRANENIQLLAESSQKKVLNQSEDASSHNQGSVLSQNALSRSEIKRSRSSKKAKKRHGRQKSQHKADETLTFGKESTTYREDDASLSGTDPALSSSSRCASPEDSRNRKTPLDSKVELPPDLLSVELGKKSGELLKDGYIITLHARSRPALHVSRQRVQGGGWFLDTLPNVTKRDPAAQFLVVFRSKDTIGLRSFTAEGKLLQINRRMEFVFASHSFDVWESWTTEGSLEECRLVNCRNPLAVLDVRIEIVAAVGEDGVTRWLD, from the exons ATGGCTCACCGTAACAAGGCTGCCCCTCAATCTCACCCCCTACCTCTAGTCGTAACACTCAACTGCATCGAAGACACAGTTCTGGAACAGGAATGTCTATCCGGCGTGGCGCAGGTCGAGCACGTGCCTCTCAGCCAGCTCGCAGACTCGCGGATCGAGTCGGCGGCAGCTGTTCTCCTCCACTCCTTTTCTTTCCTGCCACGCGCTGCTCAGCGCCGGCTCCGTCCATGGCAGCTGATCCTCTGCCTCGGTTCATCCGACCGCGCCGTCGACTCGGCTTTAGCCGCAGACCTCGGGTTGAATCGGATGGTCCACGTAGACGTGAGCAGAGCAGAGGAGGTGGCGGATACCGTTATGGCGCTTATTTTGGGGCTGCTTAGGCGTACGCATCTGCTGTCGAGACACGCGCTCTCGGCTGCCGGATGGCTTGGCTCGGTGCAGCCGCTGTGCCGTGGAATGCGCCGCTGCCGTGGATTGGTGTTGGGTATTGTTGGTAGATCTGCCTCTGCAACATCTTTGGCTAGCAGGAGTTTGGCGTTTAAGATGAGTGTTCTGTATTTTGATGTGCAAGAG GGAAATGGTAAAGTAAGTAGATCTGCCATGACATTCCCAGCTTCAGCCAGAAGAATGGATACCCTTAATGACTTGCTTGCTGCAAGTGACGTTATATCGCTGCACTGTGCACTGACTAATGAAACAATTCAAATTATCAGTGCAGATTGTTTGCAGCACATAAAGCCtg GGGCGTTTCTTGTGAACACTGGTAGCAGTCAGCTATTGGATGATTGTGCTGTAAAACAACTTTTGATTGATGGTACTCTTGCCGGCTGTGCCCTGGATGGTGCAGAAGGCCCCCAGTGGATGGAAGCATGG GTTAGGGAGATGCCAAATGTTCTGATACTTCCTCGGAGTGCAGACTATAGTGAAGAAGTTTGGATGGAGATAAGGGAAAAGGCAATTTCCATACTACAGCGATTCTTCATTGATAATCTCATCCCAGAAAATACTGTGTCTGACGAGGAGGAAGAGGACAGTGTGGTGGGATATGAAAATGAATCGTGTAACAAATTAGGTAATGAAACTTCATTCCAAGGCTCTGTTAGTGATAGAGCGAATGAGAATATTCAGTTACTGGCTGAAAGCTCCCAGAAAAAGGTGTTGAACCAGTCGGAAGATGCTTCATCTCATAATCAAGGCTCTGTTTTATCTCAAAATGCTTTGAGTAGATCTGAAATAAAGCGAAGCAGATCAAGTAAGAAGGCAAAAAAGAGGCATGGTCGCCAAAAATCTCAGCATAAAGCAGATGAGACTTTGACTTTTGGAAAAGAGAGCACTACATACAGAGAAGATGATGCTAGCTTGAGTGGCACAGATCCAGCTTTGAGTTCTAGTTCACGTTGTGCTTCTCCTGAAGATTCAAGGAACAGAAAGACACCACTTGACTCTAAAGTAGAATTACCTCCGGACCTGCTCTCAGTAGAACTTGGTAAAAAATCAGGCGAACTGCTGAAAGATGGTTATATAATAACCCTACATGCAAGAAGTCGTCCTGCACTTCATGTCTCTAGGCAAAGAGTTCAAGGGGGTGGTTGGTTCCTCGACACATTGCCTAATGTAACAAAAAGAGATCCTGCAGCACAGTTCCTGGTTGTATTTAGAAGCAAG GATACAATTGGTCTTAGATCATTTACTGCTGAGGGAAAATTGTTACAG ATAAATAGGAGGATGGAATTTGTATTCGCTAGCCATAGCTTTGATGTCTGGGAGAGCTGGACAACTGAAGGTTCTCTGGAAGAGTGCAGGCTGGTGAATTGCAGAAATCCTCTG GCGGTGTTGGATGTACGCATTGAAATTGTTGCGGCTGTAGGTGAAGATGGTGTTACTCGCTGGCTTGATTAG
- the LOC105172987 gene encoding C-terminal binding protein AN-like isoform X2, protein MDKNEDDMQLSIYKPLTFTGGCLEIRLFYVRIVPCALDNLPDHLTLRHLRRELGVFLEINGARIPSSDAVSIALRRDRVDKDSSEVTYVTTDSIKISGPVEFEVCEEGKDLDLILCGSLQRADAAAAWSNGSALENDSKTGWSMDCYVANAIATNGRSTFFQPKIGICSPSIEVYVAGCCSGVPVILTKTILVSPRKKMSRQGMLDAIPEDEEMGKEQRSLSNGLLRQRKLPFMEEDRDDCESDGKVIHNYYTEDMYPGEDGQLSWFNAGVRVGVGIGLGMCLGVGIGVGLLMRSYQATTRSFRRSECEISCTMAHRNKAAPQSHPLPLVVTLNCIEDTVLEQECLSGVAQVEHVPLSQLADSRIESAAAVLLHSFSFLPRAAQRRLRPWQLILCLGSSDRAVDSALAADLGLNRMVHVDVSRAEEVADTVMALILGLLRRTHLLSRHALSAAGWLGSVQPLCRGMRRCRGLVLGIVGRSASATSLASRSLAFKMSVLYFDVQEGNGKVSRSAMTFPASARRMDTLNDLLAASDVISLHCALTNETIQIISADCLQHIKPGAFLVNTGSSQLLDDCAVKQLLIDGTLAGCALDGAEGPQWMEAWVREMPNVLILPRSADYSEEVWMEIREKAISILQRFFIDNLIPENTVSDEEEEDSVVGYENESCNKLGNETSFQGSVSDRANENIQLLAESSQKKVLNQSEDASSHNQGSVLSQNALSRSEIKRSRSSKKAKKRHGRQKSQHKADETLTFGKESTTYREDDASLSGTDPALSSSSRCASPEDSRNRKTPLDSKVELPPDLLSVELGKKSGELLKDGYIITLHARSRPALHVSRQRVQGGGWFLDTLPNVTKRDPAAQFLVVFRSKDTIGLRSFTAEGKLLQINRRMEFVFASHSFDVWESWTTEGSLEECRLVNCRNPLAVLDVRIEIVAAVGEDGVTRWLD, encoded by the exons ATGGACAAAAACGAAGACGACATGCAACTATCCATCTACAAACCCCTGACTTTCACGGGTGGCTGCTTGGAAATTCGCTTATTCTACGTCCGCATCGTCCCCTGCGCCCTGGACAACCTCCCGGACCACCTCACCCTGCGCCATCTCCGCCGCGAGTTGGGCGTTTTCTTGGAAATCAATGGCGCTCGTATCCCCTCATCCGACGCTGTTTCGATTGCCCTCCGCCGGGATCGCGTTGACAAGGATTCCTCCGAGGTTACATACGTCACCACAGATAGCATTAAAATCTCGGGTCCTGTGGAATTTGAGGTTTGCGAAGAGGGGAaggatttggatttgattcTCTGCGGCTCGCTGCAGAGGGCAGATGCTGCGGCTGCATGGAGTAATGGGAGTGCCTTGGAGAATGATTCCAAAACTGGGTGGAGTATGGATTGCTATGTGGCCAACGCCATTGCGACCAATGGTAGGTCCACATTTTTCCAACCCAAGATTGGGATATGTTCGCCCTCGATTGAGGTTTATGTGGCGGGATGTTGCTCTGGAGTGCCAGTGATTTTGACAAAGACGATTTTGGTTAGTCCGAGAAAGAAGATGTCGAGGCAAGGGATGCTTGATGCCATACCCGAGGATGAGGAGATGGGGAAGGAGCAAAGGAGCTTGAGCAATGGATTGCTTCGACAAAGAAAGTTGCCA TTCATGGAGGAAGATAGGGACGACTGTGAGTCAGATGGGAAGGTTATACACAACTATTACACAGAAGACATGTACCCAGGTGAAGATGGCCAGCTTTCATGGTTCAATGCTGGTGTACGGGTTGGTGTTGGAATAGGGCTTGGGATGTGCCTTGGTGTTGGGATTGGTGTTGGTCTGCTTATGCGATCATATCAAGCTACAACAAGGAGTTTCAGGAGGAG TGAGTGTGAGATCTCCTGCACAATGGCTCACCGTAACAAGGCTGCCCCTCAATCTCACCCCCTACCTCTAGTCGTAACACTCAACTGCATCGAAGACACAGTTCTGGAACAGGAATGTCTATCCGGCGTGGCGCAGGTCGAGCACGTGCCTCTCAGCCAGCTCGCAGACTCGCGGATCGAGTCGGCGGCAGCTGTTCTCCTCCACTCCTTTTCTTTCCTGCCACGCGCTGCTCAGCGCCGGCTCCGTCCATGGCAGCTGATCCTCTGCCTCGGTTCATCCGACCGCGCCGTCGACTCGGCTTTAGCCGCAGACCTCGGGTTGAATCGGATGGTCCACGTAGACGTGAGCAGAGCAGAGGAGGTGGCGGATACCGTTATGGCGCTTATTTTGGGGCTGCTTAGGCGTACGCATCTGCTGTCGAGACACGCGCTCTCGGCTGCCGGATGGCTTGGCTCGGTGCAGCCGCTGTGCCGTGGAATGCGCCGCTGCCGTGGATTGGTGTTGGGTATTGTTGGTAGATCTGCCTCTGCAACATCTTTGGCTAGCAGGAGTTTGGCGTTTAAGATGAGTGTTCTGTATTTTGATGTGCAAGAG GGAAATGGTAAAGTAAGTAGATCTGCCATGACATTCCCAGCTTCAGCCAGAAGAATGGATACCCTTAATGACTTGCTTGCTGCAAGTGACGTTATATCGCTGCACTGTGCACTGACTAATGAAACAATTCAAATTATCAGTGCAGATTGTTTGCAGCACATAAAGCCtg GGGCGTTTCTTGTGAACACTGGTAGCAGTCAGCTATTGGATGATTGTGCTGTAAAACAACTTTTGATTGATGGTACTCTTGCCGGCTGTGCCCTGGATGGTGCAGAAGGCCCCCAGTGGATGGAAGCATGG GTTAGGGAGATGCCAAATGTTCTGATACTTCCTCGGAGTGCAGACTATAGTGAAGAAGTTTGGATGGAGATAAGGGAAAAGGCAATTTCCATACTACAGCGATTCTTCATTGATAATCTCATCCCAGAAAATACTGTGTCTGACGAGGAGGAAGAGGACAGTGTGGTGGGATATGAAAATGAATCGTGTAACAAATTAGGTAATGAAACTTCATTCCAAGGCTCTGTTAGTGATAGAGCGAATGAGAATATTCAGTTACTGGCTGAAAGCTCCCAGAAAAAGGTGTTGAACCAGTCGGAAGATGCTTCATCTCATAATCAAGGCTCTGTTTTATCTCAAAATGCTTTGAGTAGATCTGAAATAAAGCGAAGCAGATCAAGTAAGAAGGCAAAAAAGAGGCATGGTCGCCAAAAATCTCAGCATAAAGCAGATGAGACTTTGACTTTTGGAAAAGAGAGCACTACATACAGAGAAGATGATGCTAGCTTGAGTGGCACAGATCCAGCTTTGAGTTCTAGTTCACGTTGTGCTTCTCCTGAAGATTCAAGGAACAGAAAGACACCACTTGACTCTAAAGTAGAATTACCTCCGGACCTGCTCTCAGTAGAACTTGGTAAAAAATCAGGCGAACTGCTGAAAGATGGTTATATAATAACCCTACATGCAAGAAGTCGTCCTGCACTTCATGTCTCTAGGCAAAGAGTTCAAGGGGGTGGTTGGTTCCTCGACACATTGCCTAATGTAACAAAAAGAGATCCTGCAGCACAGTTCCTGGTTGTATTTAGAAGCAAG GATACAATTGGTCTTAGATCATTTACTGCTGAGGGAAAATTGTTACAG ATAAATAGGAGGATGGAATTTGTATTCGCTAGCCATAGCTTTGATGTCTGGGAGAGCTGGACAACTGAAGGTTCTCTGGAAGAGTGCAGGCTGGTGAATTGCAGAAATCCTCTG GCGGTGTTGGATGTACGCATTGAAATTGTTGCGGCTGTAGGTGAAGATGGTGTTACTCGCTGGCTTGATTAG
- the LOC105172976 gene encoding uncharacterized protein LOC105172976 — protein sequence MSGTEEVKEQTEVVMEDAEKSMPSTQQEEAVIKKKYGGILPKKPPLISKDHERAYFDSADWALGKQGVEKPKGPLEALRPKLQPTQQQTRYRKSPYAPSDGEDGNTPPPEEATTNE from the exons ATGTCAGGCACTGAGGAAGTTAAAGAGCAAACAGAAGTTGTTATGGAGGATGCTGAAAAATCCATGCCATCAACACAACAGGAA GAGGCAGttataaagaagaaatatggTGGAATATTGCCTAAGAAACCACCTCTGATTTCTAAG GATCATGAGCGTGCCTATTTTGACTCTGCTGATTGGGCTCTGGGAAAG CAAGGTGTAGAGAAGCCCAAAGGACCACTTGAGGCTCTCCGGCCAAAGCTACAG CCAACCCAGCAACAAACACGGTACCGTAAATCTCCTTATGCTCCATCAGATGGTGAAG ATGGAAATACTCCCCCACCAGAAGAAGCGACTACCAACGAATGA